Proteins encoded in a region of the Oncorhynchus clarkii lewisi isolate Uvic-CL-2024 chromosome 18, UVic_Ocla_1.0, whole genome shotgun sequence genome:
- the LOC139372907 gene encoding pyridoxal phosphate phosphatase PHOSPHO2-like, whose translation MKTLLVFDFDHTLVDDNSDTWVIQCIPDQCLPDLVKNSCQKGRWTEYMGRVMSYIGDQDISPDTIRSVMETIPFTDGMIELLTFIVSNKNDIDCIIISDSNTVFIDWILQVAGVQDAVDQVFTNPAAFDKRGYMEIECYHSHQCSQCPVNLCKRKVLADFLAGQLKGGVEYQRTFYVGDGGNDLCPSNSLRAGDVVFPRKGYTLERLLSRQSAQQGEGSSKPRVVEWTSGIEILMELKACVPL comes from the coding sequence ATGAAGACTCTGCTGGTGTTTGACTTCGACCACACCTTGGTGGATGACAACAGTGACACCTGGGTCATTCAGTGTATCCCGGACCAATGCCTGCCAGACCTGGTCAAGAACTCCTGCCAGAAGGGACGCTGGACAGAGTACATGGGCAGAGTCATGTCCTATATAGGAGACCAGGACATCAGCCCCGATACAATCCGAAGTGTGATGGAGACAATACCGTTTACAGATGGAATGATTGAACTGTTGACGTTCATTGTGAGTAACAAGAACGACATTGACTGCATCATTATCTCAGATTCAAACACAGTGTTCATCGACTGGATACTGCAGGTGGCTGGGGTTCAAGACGCGGTCGACCAAGTCTTCACCAATCCGGCTGCGTTTGACAAGCGTGGCTACATGGAGATAGAATGTTACCATTCTCACCAGTGTAGCCAGTGCCCTGTCAACCTGTGTAAGAGGAAAGTGCTGGCTGATTTCCTAGCAGGGCAGTTGAAGGGAGGGGTAGAGTATCAGAGAACTTTCTATGTAGGGGACGGAGGGAACGACCTTTGCCCTTCCAACAGTCTAAGGGCAGGAGATGTGGTGTTCCCTAGAAAGGGTTACACCTTGGAGAGGCTGCTCTCTAGACAGAGTGCACAACAAGGAGAGGGTTCATCCAAACCCAGAGTGGTAGAATGGACAAGTGGAATAGAGATCCTGATGGAACTGAAAGCATGTGTTCCCCTGTAG
- the LOC139373929 gene encoding kelch-like protein 23, protein MSSRNTRSSKGQESPESFYTYDFCDPTHPTEVLEALGEYYTEGLFTDIALQCSTGELFHCHKVALCSRSSYFRAMFTADMRERSHSVIRLAGVDVEVLTTLVNYVYTSKASITQWNVESLLEAADLLQFGAVKTACENFLVRLLDVDNCLGMLRFAQLHVCLSLEKEARRVLLCHFHEVVREEEFQELGVEKVRSLLQEENLAEVLNEAVLVEGVVRWLAHDTLARRGHFQELLHSAHLDLKEEYLRTALELHRECLETDTEDIHSLFVQALKTAFNINKSPSEHCRRGRRLTSRMFVIGGYHWHPLSEVQTWDPVTDQWQQREDMPDHTRESYGVTLLGSNIYISGGYRTDTTEALDTVWVYSSDTDKWTQGQPMLTARYYHCSVGLHGCVYVIGGYRGGAPMGETEFYDPLKRKWIPVANMVQGVGNATACVLRDTIYVAGGHYGYKGSCTYDKIQTYRADVNEWSITTTCPHPEYGLCLVSLHPKLYLVGGQTTITDCYEPDRDEWSQLARTKERRMECGAVAMNGSLYVTGGYSYSKGTYLQSVERYDPEQDTWEIVGNLPGAARSHGCVCVYSV, encoded by the exons ATGTCGAGCAG GAACACGAGGTCATCTAAGGGACAGGAGTCGCCGGAATCCTTCTACACCTATGATTTCTGTGACCCAACCCATCCCACGGAGGTTCTAGAAGCCCTCGGAGAATACTACACAGAAGGCTTGTTCACTGACATAGCTCTACAGTGCTCTACAGGGGAGCTCTTCCACTGCCATAAAGTGGCTCTATGCTCCCGTAGTTCCTACTTCAGAGCCATGTTCACAGCCGATATGAGAGAGAGGTCCCACAGTGTCATCAGACTAGCTGGGGTAGATGTGGAGGTGCTGACGACTCTGGTGAACTATGTGTACACCTCCAAG GCCTCCATTACCCAGTGGAATGTAGAGTCTCTGCTGGAGGCTGCAGACCTGCTGCAGTTCGGAGCCGTGAAAACGGCCTGTGAGAACTTCCTGGTTCGTCTCCTCGACGTCGACAACTGTCTGGGCATGCTCCGTTTCGCCCAGCtccatgtgtgtctgtccctGGAGAAGGAGGCACGCAGGGTGCTGCTCTGCCACTTCCACGAG gtggtgagagaggaggagttcCAGGAGCTGGGGGTGGAGAAGGTGAGGAGCCTCCTGCAGGAGGAGAACCTGGCGGAGGTGTTGAATGAGGCGGTGCTGGTGGAGGGGGTGGTGAGGTGGCTGGCCCACGATACTCTTGCCCGCAGGGGACACTTCCAGGAGCTTCTTCACTCCGCCCACTTAGACCTGAAGGAAGAGTACCTCAGGACTGCCTTGGAGCTTCATAGAGAGTGTCTGGAGACTGACACTGAAGACATCCACTCTCTATTTGTCCAAGCTCTGAAGACTGCTTTTAATATCAATAAAAGCCCTTCAGAACACTGCAGAAGGGGCAGGAGACTGACCTCCAGGATGTTTGTGATAGGAGGGTACCACTGGCACCCTCTGTCTGAGGTCCAGACCTGGGACCCGGTCACGGACCAGTGGCAGCAGAGGGAGGATATGCCAGACCACACCAGGGAGAGTTATGGAGTTACCCTGCTGGGCTCCAACATCTACATTAGCGGCGGCTACAGGACAGACACTACAGAGGCTCTAGATACAGTGTGGGTTTACAGCAGTGATACTGATAAATGGACACAGGGGCAGCCCATGCTGACAGCGAGGTACTACCACTGTTCTGTGGGTCTGCATGGGTGTGTCTACGTCATAGGAGGGTACAGAGGAGGGGCGCCCATGGGGGAAACGGAATTCTATGACCCCCTGAAAAGGAAGTGGATTCCCGTAGCTAATATGGTACAAG GCGTGGGAAACGCTACGGCCTGTGTTCTGAGAGACACAATATATGTGGCAGGTGGTCACTATGGTTACAAGGGAAGCTGCACCTATGATAAGATTCAGACCTACAGGGCAGACGTCAATGAATGGAGCATAACAACGACCTGTCCTCATCCAG AGTACGGCCTGTGCCTGGTGTCACTGCACCCCAAGCTGTACCTGGTGGGTGGCCAGACCACCATCACAGACTGTTACGAACCGGACAGAGATGAGTGGAGCCAGCTGGCCAGGaccaaggagaggaggatggagtgtGGCGCCGTGGCCATGAACGGGTCCCTGTATGTCACCGGGGGCTACTCCTACTCCAAGGGCACCTACCTGCAGAGTGTGGAGAGGTACGACCCCGAACAGGACACCTGGGAGATCGTGGGGAATTTACCTGGAGCTGCGCGGTCACATGGATGTGTCTGTGTTTAcagtgtttag